The sequence GTTACGCCGTCGATTTCCAGATCATGCACCTCGGCCGCTTTGATAGACGGCCCACTCGCCGTATTGACCGTTACGTTATGAAACGCTACCTGCCGGGATTGATTGATCACAAATCCCGTTTTTGCCCGGAATTCCAGCCCGCTGAAACTGATGTTTTCGATGGGCATTTCGGCCAGGCCGTTCAGAAAACCAGCCTGATTGGTTTCGGCAGTGATGTTGCTGAAATGAATATTCCGAAAGGCCGGTGTCCGCTCTGAAACGGGTTCAGGTTTCGTCGCGGCATACTGCATATCGAGCACAATGGCCTGTTCACGGATGTTTTTCATGATGATGTTGTCCACCCGAATGTCCTCAACAACACCGCCCCGGCCACGTGCCGTTTTTATGCGAATTCCCCGGTCGGTACCGTCGAAAACACAATTCGAAATCACGATTTTTTTTACGCCCCCCGACATCTCACTACCAATCACTACGCCCCCGTGTCCGGCCAGCATGGTACAGTTCGTGATGGTGTAATTTTCAGCCGGTGCGTTCATTTTTCGGCCCGCCCGATCTTTACCCGATTTGATAGTGATGCAATCGTCGCCCACGCTGATGTGACAGTTGGAAATATGCACGTACCGGCACGATTCGGGGTTAATGCCGTCGGTATTGGGCGAATGCGGGTTGTTGATGGTTACACCGGTCACGGTCACGTTTTCGCAGAACTCCGGATTGACCGTCCAGAAGGGCGAGTTGCGAATCGTAATGCCTTCGATCAGCACATTCTTGCAATGCATCGGCTGAATGAAGGGTGGCCGAAGAAATCCTTTTTCGACCCAGCCCGGCAAATCGGGACGCAGAATGTCTTTGTTCAGGCGATGGAATTCATCTTGCCACGTTGAACCGGGCGATGTCTTGACGGTAACTTCTGAATAACCCCACCATTTTTTG comes from Spirosoma aureum and encodes:
- a CDS encoding glycoside hydrolase family 28 protein, with the translated sequence MKTTTIYSLLLVFCLTVFGTISASGQQSLYFNVVQYGAKNDSSKIATGPIKKAIDAAVKVGGGTIYFPPGKYLTGPIHLKSNITILIDAGAELHFSDNFDDYLPMVPSRWEGTDVTNFSPLFYAYKAENIAIRGRGVIDGHGKKWWGYSEVTVKTSPGSTWQDEFHRLNKDILRPDLPGWVEKGFLRPPFIQPMHCKNVLIEGITIRNSPFWTVNPEFCENVTVTGVTINNPHSPNTDGINPESCRYVHISNCHISVGDDCITIKSGKDRAGRKMNAPAENYTITNCTMLAGHGGVVIGSEMSGGVKKIVISNCVFDGTDRGIRIKTARGRGGVVEDIRVDNIIMKNIREQAIVLDMQYAATKPEPVSERTPAFRNIHFSNITAETNQAGFLNGLAEMPIENISFSGLEFRAKTGFVINQSRQVAFHNVTVNTASGPSIKAAEVHDLEIDGVTSRTPHANTPVVELNDVDDAFIYGCFPKVGTDVFLKLNGGKTQNITVNGNNFRHVKTPVQKEEKLESLKIDPNQP